The nucleotide sequence tggaataacctcaaaaatttttcgaacTAAATAAAACGATGGACTCGCATTTGCATCATTAGAAAGCTTATTGTGAGAAGGTCAAAAAGACTAaaagattttcattttataaaatgcgATTTTTGTTCACCCTTTACTTACTTCGGAGCTAAGAACTGCATATGAATAATCTTCGTTCCGATCCCTTTTTCAAGCTTCTCAATGTCCTCCATATCCTGATCGTCTAATACGAAATCGAATATTTCCATGTTTTCTTTGATTCTTTTGGCGTTCGTACTTTTGGGTATGGCAACAAGATCGAGTTGAATTATAAACCTTAAGGCTACTTGGGCAGGTGTCttgttatgtttttttgatattctcaCGATTTCCGAATCAGTTAAAATGCTGGGCAAAGGTGTTTcccttaaaaaaatatggaatctccaaatatgaaaatataaaaatctggATCAATTTCGTATTATGACAAGGGGCCATGTCGTCTTGAATGTTTCTATGGATTTGATATAATTCATCATGCTTTTGATGGAAACTAAACTTCCAGTGTCACttgttgtgaaaaaaaaaactcaaaacatATGTATTTGAGGGTACTAGGAAGTCTATTGTAGATAATTCGACGCAGAGGTTATTTTCACTTCGTCAAACAACTCttgattaatatatttgtaCAAGACATCCTTATTATAGTTCGACAAACGAAATACGAGGATTGTTCAACGGAAAAAACGTTTATTGGGAGTACGTTTTTGGGATAAAATCCACGGTTTCAACCGCGTTTTTGTTAACGGGATATAAAAAGTCATATATCAACGGATTACGTTtggagatatcaaaaaattcgattgaattttgaataaaaatgaaattttgattagcAATAAACAAGTGCGGCACCCTCCCTGTAGGGAGACAGTTCCTATGTAACTTTTCATGCAAACTACTGTATCCCAACTCGGTTGGAATATTTGATGCTAATCACTGTCTAGAGTTATTTTAAGTCTGTTTCATCACACCGCCCTCGTATTTATGAGAAGATTATAGGTAAGTGAAATGTGTGAAAATGCGATACGTACTTCCATCCAACATCTctaaaaaaagtcaaaactcCCGGCGCACCTAAAGACGAATAAGCCACTACTactatattatgttttttgCAATAATCCCGCAGctgtttttcttgaaaatatggATGTACTTCGATTTGTAGGTTTGCTGGTTGGATTCGAGCCGACGCTCTGATTCTGTCTATTTGACttatattgaaattagaaaGTCCAAGACTCCTAACTAATCCTGCGTTAACTTGTTCTTCCATTTTCTGAAATACTCATCACTAAATAATCTGTATACACTTAAATACAATTTTGTGGTGTTAGATTTCATCACTAAAGAAACCCAAATTTGCAAAACgcatattttacatattttgcatattaaagatatgttttttttaatatttacatatatccttagtaaataatatattgtgcataattgaacaaattttgaaattaaacaaaattcaaaaaagtcattttaaaccCTCAACACTGAGTTTTGTTGGACCAATTTGTGTCAGCTCCTATTCATTTTGTGCATTCGAAGAGATTAAATCGATTTGTGCATATTTTCAACTTACCTTCCAAGTACCAATATGATCAGTAGCTACCGCTATGAGTCCGCCCTTTCCATTCTTCTCAAAAGATATGGGACAATGGATCAATAATAAATCGATATAATCTAACCTCAAATCCGTTAAAGATTTATTAACTGCTTTTTCTACTTTATGAGGAAACGCGTTTGTGAGATGAATTTTGGTTGTAACGAATAGATCTTCCCTTTTCAATCTTCCCGATGTGAACCAATCTGTTAAAACTTTACCGATAATGTGCTCGTTTTCATATAACTGAGCTGTATCTATATGACGATAGCCCACTCTAAGTGCCTCGTTTAAAGCTATCGTCAACTCTGTTTcattcctaacctaaaaatttaacACAAGAAATCCAAGCTGTTTACATATctgttcttcatttttttctttgcctTTTTAATTACTTAGGTATGGATTGGAAATGGAAGTTGGTTCTATTAGAACATTTGTTAGAATCCCTGTTATCTTATCGCAAGCAAGTTTACATTGACTGTTCTTTGGAATACTCAAGGTGtaaaataaatgacaattaaaGATCCGCGTTAAATGTATTGATAGTAGAGTTTTAAGTGaatttatgttatatataactAAGAGCTCCTTAAAGTAAAGACAGCTTtgaaaaaataaggataaattTACTTCAAGAAGACGCAATGAACCACGACTTCTTTTATGAAgcaaaattaattgatttgattAGAGATTTAAATCTATTGAAAGAGGAATCCGATGTTGTATGCTCAAAActgaaatcacaaaaaatctCTTAGCCCCAGATGCATTCTCTTCATGATATCGCTATACAGAACGATATTTACTACCTTTCCGCAAGAAAAAACATCAATGAAGTTCTCACTCACGAAACGTCTGAGTGGAGAATCTTTATTGATTCCTTTCAAATAAGTTCAACAAAAGGGCTCTTCTACATAATCGCAATAAATACGTCTTCATTCCAGTTGCCCATTCCGTTCACTTGAAGGAAACATATGTAAAAGTTGGAGCCCTATTGGGCATCATCAAATATGCGGTACAACAAAGGCTGATTGGTTAATAGGATTATACGAAGATGGTGACAAACgctgggaacaaaaaatatggCCTAAGAACAACCTCCATGAACCTTTAATTGATCCTAAGTAGATTTTGCTGCCATGGCTGTACATAAAGCTCAGATTGATGAAGCAATTTCCGACTATTTTGTCGAAAGTATCTTTCAGAAAAATTTCCCTACCTTATCTCAAAAAAATCAAGGCGGGAGTTTTCGTTTGGACGAGctttaaaaaagtttgtacGAGGTTTCTGGGCAACAATAAAGATGTCG is from Diorhabda sublineata isolate icDioSubl1.1 chromosome 1, icDioSubl1.1, whole genome shotgun sequence and encodes:
- the LOC130441074 gene encoding aldo-keto reductase family 1 member C15-like, which translates into the protein MTLITFNILQLISSCLHLATTTTVPYKTMLGGYRIPALGYGTFTVRNETELTIALNEALRVGYRHIDTAQLYENEHIIGKVLTDWFTSGRLKREDLFVTTKIHLTNAFPHKVEKAVNKSLTDLRLDYIDLLLIHCPISFEKNGKGGLIAVATDHIGTWKKMEEQVNAGLVRSLGLSNFNISQIDRIRASARIQPANLQIEVHPYFQEKQLRDYCKKHNIVVVAYSSLGAPGVLTFFRDVGWKETPLPSILTDSEIVRISKKHNKTPAQVALRFIIQLDLVAIPKSTNAKRIKENMEIFDFVLDDQDMEDIEKLEKGIGTKIIHMQFLAPNVAEHPEYPFTELLT